The Arachis ipaensis cultivar K30076 chromosome B07, Araip1.1, whole genome shotgun sequence genome includes a window with the following:
- the LOC107606922 gene encoding coatomer subunit gamma-like, which translates to MFYHRRPSHSSLFCFTAFASPPLFVAIVLHCRSASILPCSPRTNSSEDCSLFVDYGMKICPRIHVVIIMRVAMTHPMAVTNCNIDMESLISDQNRSIATLSITTLLKTGNESSVEGLMKQITNFMSDIADEFKIVVVEAMRSLCLKYILVKDLNV; encoded by the exons ATGTTCTACCATCGTCGGCCGTCGCACTCCTCCCTATTCTGCTTCACTGCGTTTGCCTCCCCTCCCCTGTTCGTCGCCATTGTTCTTCACTGCCGATCTGCTTCAATTCTACCCTGTTCTCCAag GACAAATTCCAGTGAAGATTGTAGTTTGTTTGTCGACTATGGAATGAAAATATGTCCTAGAATTCATGTTGTTATTATTATGAGG GTTGCAATGACACATCCAATGGCTGTAACTAACTGCAACATCGACATGGAAAGTTTAATTTCTGACCAGAACAGAAGCATTGCTACACTTTCTATTACCACTCTTTTAAAGACAGGAAATGAATCAAGTGTAGAAGGTCTTATGAAGCAAATTACAAATTTCATGTCTGATATTGCTGATGAATTCAAAATTGTTGTTGTAGAAGCAATGAGATCATTGTGCTTAAA ATACATACTTGTGAAGGATTTAAATGTGTGA